The following are encoded in a window of Streptomyces sp. Go-475 genomic DNA:
- a CDS encoding site-2 protease family protein produces the protein MRSGGGDAHPDRAYAGDPHTAPAAGRPEADRRDTTGPAAGRPEVDRRDTTAPAAGRPEADPRHTTAPAAGRPEADRRDTTAPAAGRPEADRRDTTAPAAGRPEADRRDTTAPAAGRPEADRRDTTAPAAGRPEADPRHTTAPAAGRPEADRRDTTAPAAGRPEADPRHTTAPAPGRPEADPRHTPTADRPEAEPPRAAPAPVSGGSEHHPESPAAHDHTPGHRPLAHSADGKGPAPQRPEPRGGLLMGRPFGVPVYVAPSWFLVAALITWVFGGQLERVLPELGAARYLVSLFFAVAFYASVLVHELAHTVAALRFKLPVRRIQLQFFGGVSEIEKEAETPGREFVLAFVGPLLSLVLAGVFYAAVQTVEPGTVPGVLLAGLMISNLIVAAFNLLPGLPLDGGRMLRAVVWKLTGKPMAGTVAAAWVGRALAVSVLIGLPLLTQSGALGAEAVDNVGMDTVLDALLAAILAAIIWTGAGNSLRMARLREHLPELRARTLTRRAVPVETDTPLSEALRRANAAGARALVVVDADGKPLSLVREAAIVGVPEHRRPWVAVSGLAQELTDGMRVSAELSGEELLDALRATPATEYLVVEETGEIYGVLSAADVERAFVKAMARPS, from the coding sequence TGCGTTCCGGAGGCGGCGACGCGCACCCGGACCGCGCCTACGCCGGCGACCCGCACACCGCGCCCGCGGCCGGCCGCCCCGAGGCAGACCGTCGTGACACCACCGGGCCCGCGGCCGGCAGGCCCGAGGTAGACCGTCGTGACACCACCGCGCCCGCGGCCGGCAGGCCCGAAGCGGATCCCCGTCACACCACCGCGCCCGCGGCCGGCCGCCCCGAGGCAGACCGTCGTGACACCACCGCGCCCGCCGCTGGCCGGCCTGAGGCGGACCGTCGTGACACCACCGCGCCCGCGGCCGGCAGGCCCGAGGCGGACCGTCGTGACACCACCGCGCCCGCGGCCGGCAGGCCCGAGGCGGACCGTCGTGACACCACCGCGCCCGCGGCCGGCAGGCCCGAAGCGGATCCCCGTCACACCACCGCGCCCGCGGCCGGCCGCCCCGAGGCAGACCGTCGTGACACCACCGCGCCCGCCGCTGGCCGGCCCGAAGCGGATCCCCGTCACACCACCGCGCCCGCGCCCGGTCGCCCCGAGGCAGACCCCCGTCACACCCCCACCGCCGACCGCCCCGAAGCGGAGCCTCCTCGCGCGGCCCCGGCGCCTGTCTCCGGCGGCTCCGAGCACCACCCCGAATCACCTGCCGCACACGACCACACCCCGGGCCACCGCCCCCTCGCGCACTCCGCCGACGGCAAGGGCCCCGCCCCCCAGCGGCCCGAGCCCCGGGGCGGGCTGCTCATGGGGCGGCCCTTCGGGGTGCCCGTGTACGTCGCGCCGAGCTGGTTCCTCGTCGCCGCCCTGATCACCTGGGTGTTCGGCGGCCAGCTGGAGCGCGTGCTGCCCGAGCTCGGCGCCGCCCGCTACCTGGTCTCGCTCTTCTTCGCCGTGGCCTTCTACGCCTCCGTGCTGGTCCACGAACTGGCCCACACGGTCGCCGCCCTCCGCTTCAAGCTCCCCGTCCGCCGCATCCAGCTCCAGTTCTTCGGCGGCGTCTCCGAGATCGAGAAGGAGGCCGAGACCCCCGGCCGGGAGTTCGTGCTGGCCTTCGTCGGCCCGCTGCTCTCCCTCGTCCTGGCCGGCGTCTTCTACGCCGCCGTGCAGACCGTGGAACCCGGCACCGTCCCCGGCGTCCTGCTCGCCGGCCTGATGATCTCCAACCTCATCGTGGCCGCGTTCAACCTCCTGCCCGGCCTGCCCCTGGACGGCGGCCGCATGCTCCGCGCCGTCGTCTGGAAGCTCACCGGCAAGCCGATGGCCGGCACCGTCGCCGCCGCCTGGGTCGGCCGCGCCCTCGCCGTCTCCGTCCTGATCGGCCTGCCCCTGCTCACCCAGTCCGGCGCCCTCGGCGCCGAGGCCGTCGACAACGTCGGCATGGACACCGTCCTCGACGCCCTGCTCGCCGCCATCCTCGCCGCGATCATCTGGACCGGCGCCGGCAACAGCCTGCGCATGGCCCGCCTGCGCGAGCACCTCCCCGAGCTGCGCGCCCGCACGCTGACCCGCCGCGCGGTCCCCGTCGAGACCGACACCCCCCTCTCCGAGGCCCTGCGCCGCGCCAACGCCGCCGGAGCCCGCGCCCTGGTCGTCGTCGACGCCGACGGCAAACCCCTCTCCCTCGTCCGCGAGGCCGCCATCGTCGGCGTACCGGAGCACCGCCGCCCCTGGGTCGCGGTCAGCGGCCTCGCCCAGGAGCTCACCGACGGCATGCGCGTCTCGGCGGAACTGTCCGGCGAGGAACTCCTCGACGCCCTGCGCGCCACCCCGGCCACCGAGTACCTGGTCGTGGAGGAGACCGGCGAGATCTACGGCGTCCTGTCGGCGGCCGACGTGGAGCGCGCCTTCGTCAAGGCGATGGCCAGGCCGTCGTAG